The DNA window TTAGTGTTAATATGCTTATGTTATCCCTGATTGTTGATGCAGGTGGATGTGGTGAATGTTCTGATCTGATAGTTGTAAGAAATTGGTTGGCAAAGCTCGTTGAATTCGGAGGTTTAGTTTCGTATTTTCAAGAATAGTTAGGCTCTTGAGAGATGGAACTCTCTGATTCTCTAATTTGAGTTGTTGCACATTGATCTGTTGCAAAGGATGGGTTCGTTTCGTGGGAATTGTGAAATAATGGAGGTAAAGGATGAACGGAGTGTAACGCGACAGCCTCAATCGTTTCGGCAATCAAAGAAAGACCAGAAGCCTCCGATCATTAAAAAAGGAATGAACAAGACGTTGGAAGACGACATCAATAAGCTTTTCGAAGGAGTCAATCTCAGATCAACAAAAAGTCTTGATCTTTCAGATGTGCGGAGAAACCCTTCAAAGAAGCCGATGAGGGGTGTTGGTTCTCATTCTCCTGGGATTGGATTCTCAGAGCCCGTCTCTTTGAAGCAGGCTCTTAGGGGATTGTGCATTTCTCAGGCAGCGGAGATGGCTGCTGTGAAACGGAAGTCGCTGCCAGCATCTCCTAGAGCCTCGGAAGCTGGGAAAATCGCTAATATTTACAGGTCTGTTGTGGTTGAAACCGGTGAATCTAGCTGTTCTTCAGTTGAAAGTGAGGCACGAAGGATAGAAATATCTCTGGTTCCGGAGCAGAGTGCCTCGTGTTCTTCTGAAACCTTGCCACAGTCAACATTCCAAGGTCCTTATTTTTCTCCCTGTTTAGATGATAAAGTGACTTTAAAGAATAAACAACATAAGTCACAAGATCCTGGTCATCAACTGGATGAATGCGACGATGGAGGAAAGTCTCCTGTCGAAGAAGATACCGGCTTATGTTCTGCCAGCAAGCTGCCTCGGAAGCTTCAAGATTCTGCTCTTCCACCGGCTACCGTTGTTATGGAGGGTGCAGAGTTGAACATTgcacataataaaataatacctGTTTCGGAAGCTGATATGCAGAAATCTGGAGTAGGCCTACAGGAAGAAGATTGCTGTTCAGTTTCTGTTCTTCCCCGAGACGATGCTCATGATAATCATCTAAAGGAGGACCTGAAAAGTTCTGGCTCAAGCAAAGCTGCGAACGTCCCCATCAAGGAAGTTCCCGCTTCCTCGAAAGTAGGTGAAATGGCAGCACCGAAGGTAAGACGGAAGTCTAGGCTACAGACAGTGTCTTCATCCAGTGTGGTTAAAGGAAACAAAGAAGGTACATCTCGTGCGGCCAAGCCAGTTGGCAGAAACAAGAACATCGTTATAAAGAAATCAAAGAAGGTAACGATATATACTGATGGAAGTTCGAAAGGATCTCATGATGTAGATACTGCTCAGAACCAAAGTTCAGAGCAAGTAATCTGCCAAAGGTGTCAGTGTTCTTTGAGGGAAACGGGTAAGGATTTCTGCAAGGATCCCTCGGATAGTGCTGGTGTTCAGGTTCCAACGGCTGGAACGGATTTTGATACGAATAAAGATACCTCTGTTGCTAAAAGTAACATGGTTGGCAAACAAGGTGAAAAATGGGATCTCTCTCAGAGCTCAAACAGCAGTAATTGCGACTTCAGTAGTAGCAACACGAGCCTCAGCGACGAGAGCAATCTGAGTGGCTCAACTTGCAATAATAAGCCGCACATGTCGAAGGACGTCAGGTGGGAAGCAATCAACCACATAAGAAAGAAGTATGGTTTTCTAGGGCTGAATCACTTCAATCTACTGAAAAAACTCGGTTCCGGGGATATCGGTTCGGTGTATCTTGCTGAATTGATAAGAACGGAGTGCCTTTTCGCCATAAAGGTAATGGATAACGAGTTCTTagcaaaaaggaaaaagatgcCACGAGCTCAAACTGAAAGAGAAATTCTCAAAATGCTGGATCATCCGTTTCTCCCGACTCTCTACACCCAGTTTACCTCGGATAATTTATCGTGTTTAGTCATGGAGTTTTGCCCTGGTGGAGATCTACATGTCCTCAGGCAGAAGCAACCTGGTCGATATTTTCCTGAACAGGCCGCAAGGTATGGTATTTAAGGCTCATAGTTCGTTTTTCGTTATCTTCCTTTATGCCATAGAAAGTAATGCATTTCACTTAATGAAAAACATAAGAGGAAATTCACTGGCTTTTGAAGGGGCTCTAGAAAGTGCTTGGATATAGATTTATACTATATATTTGAAACATGACGAGGCGGAAGCCTACCTTCGTGATATACGTTTTTTGGAGTTAATGGATGAGTAGCAAATATAGGGAGTAACCCGAAAAACATAACTATGTCATTGGTTTAGTTTTCTGGCCTTCTCGTTTTGCGTTCTGTTACTTCCTTTGCTCTTATTGTGATCGACCTCGCATTTTCTGATTCAAAAACGATGCTATGCTGTTATGAACCAATCAATGTATGCATGTGACCGATAATTGTGCGTATTCGATGATAATTGAGGTGTTGATAGACACATATAGGTTGCATGATTCTGTTAATGAAACGTTTCTCTATTTAGCCGTTAGACTCTTTGTCGTTTCCCATCCCTGTCCGCATTTTAGTGTTTGTATATTCTTTACTCATAATTACTTTTTGCAGATTCTATGTTGCTGAGGTCCTCCTCGCTCTCGAGTATCTACACATGCTCGGCATCGTGTACAGAGATCTAAAACCGGAGAACATCATGGTCCGTGAGGACGGTCACATCATGCTGACAGATTTCGACCTATCCCTGAGATGTTCCGTAAACCCAACCCTCGTAAAATCATCCTCATTAGCAATGGAGCCTCCCAGGATCTCGGGTCCATGTGCAGGTTCCAACTGCATCGATCCATTCTGCACCGGGCCTTCGTGTGAAGTCTCGTGCTTTAGCCCCGGGCTAAACGCAGCAGCTAGAGCAAGGAAGCTGAAAGCCGACGCCGCACGCCAAGCCAGGCTGCTCCCGCAGCTCGTAGCCGAGCCAACAGAGGCGCGGTCGAACTCCTTCGTCGGCACACACGAGTACTTAGCCCCCGAGATCATCAAGGGAGAGGGCCACGGCAGCGCTGTCGACTGGTGGACGTTCGGCGTCTTCCTCTACGAGCTTCTGTACGGGAAGACGCCGTTCAAGGGTACCAATAACGACGAGACGTTAGCGAATGTGGTGTTGCAGAACCTTCGATTTCCCGACTCCCCCATCGTTAGTTTCCAGGCGAGGGATCTGATCCGAGGGCTACTGGTGAAGGAGCCAGAGAATCGGCTCGGGACGCAAACCGGAGCTGCCGAGATTAAGCGGCACCCGTTCTTCGATGGACTGAACTGGGCGCTGATACGCTGCGCCGTACCCCCTCAGATACCGGAGTTCTTCGAGAGTGAAATCCCGCAACCGGCGCCGGCGCAGGATGCCGGTGACTGTTTCGAGTTCGAGTTGTTCTGAAACAAATTAAGGGTAGTTTAAAAGTCTGCTTTTTTTCAGCTGAATTTGTAATATATAGTCGCCATAATATGTACTAGTACTGTTTAATAGAGTTGTTCCACATGATGAGTTAATGCCAAACAAGTTGAGATATTTCCAGATTACTGAAATCTCAAAAGCCATGTTCTCAAAATGTCTAATTAGACCAAAACGTTCGCTTCACAACAAAATATATtgaatattaaaaattttagtgTGTTTTTCCATCACATATAAAAATTGATGGTAATTGCAATAAAGTCTCTTTTTGGTTACTTATTGCGCACTGTTTTGTCATCTAAATTATTAAGCTTTGTGTACGGACTACtagattaaaataattttgttatgaGTGAATATGGAATAGTAACTAGTAAGGCATCTTCGAAACCACCGTTATAATTTATGTGCCAACGTTTATTGGCCCTAAAAAGGCAATTTGATGAACATTTTGGTGAGCTCTGTCGTTAATGATTTTTCCATCCATGTAGTGTCAATTTATAGTgataaaaacataattaatgCCATTCACAATATGTTAATGGCCTAAACATAAAgagtataaaacaaataatgtgGAGTATAAATTGTGCATTAGCATATAACTTAATTACTGTGAATTGTGATAATAGTTTTATGTTGTCGTGTAAATTTATATCAggagggcatccacagtgggacggatgtcTCGGCGGACATCcagacggacttcccaaaaatacctcctgtcacgtcataaggacatcccactgcactgtcacgtcataaggacatttcactgcacaatgacggacatccccaaggacatcccgacggacttcccacaataataaaaattcacaaattcacaaattaaacaatttacggaattaaacaatttacagaactaaaatttcgacacaaatacggagaaaatgcaaccactttatttaaaacaaaaaacatacataattattaaaaaaatacatagttaaaaaaaacctactgcttcgacaaatgcggcccccgtctcactcctcgtcgtcctcGCCGCCAGTCCCGTCGTAATTCTCGGGCtggggtggcatccccaaattgCGCCGTATACTGTCGATGACATCATTCATCATAATCTTGTATAAGTGGCCAGTCGCTGAAATCCACTTCTCCATGGTGATTAAAAGTAAATCATGCTGCTGTATGCGTGCGAGTGCGGGGGCTCGAGATCGATCTGAgaaggagctgccgattggacctcgggTCCGGACCCTctggcgcttcccctagccatccgTATCGCAAACTTTTGCTCAACCGGGAGACGGCGGCAGGATTGAGGGGTCGTGAactctgcctcagcttcagggagttcgtgggaaccggcactgctgctATACTCCTCGGAGgggttgatcttcgtccgcttcggccaacCAACTTCAACACCCGAACTAAACTTGGCGGAAGTCTGCACCGTAAGATaaacctcccaatatttgaaatccatgaaacccaattcactgtcggggtactgctggtgagacagaagcttcacatcatcggcagatatgccgctggttgccgtgcggaggttgttttggtagatgccggcaaatcggctgagctgcctcctcagccgctcccactgtttccggcattgctctccatcaTGAGGCTTCCgggcggtttgaattggaggtagcttcggctaatgcgccaccacattctgtcgatatgctggttagccccgacgtagggatcctcgactacactgATCTAGGCCTTCGCTAGCGTGACGCACTCCTctatgctccagatggtcctctttctccTGACGgcttcctccccctcctcctcgaccccGTCCCACCCTCGTTCCCCGCACGCGTAGACGAGGTAGTGGCCTTGCCCTTCCATCTCCCTTGCCTCCGCGTCCTCCCTCCCGCCGATGGCATCTCAGTGGGAGAATCCCTGACCGGAGAtaaccccaactcctcaaaagataAAGTCTCGATGCCGatgaactgagtctccagaggAGTAAGCTGGGGGGAATCACCCGATAATAGatccatgtaggggcgataggcattgtccccaggtgatttggggaccccctgcctgctCCCCAGCAGCGACAAGCATGCCCTTGtatcatcccgggcatctggggcatcatcccgggcatcacggcactcatcccgggcatttggggcatcatcccacaccaaggggggtacatattgtagtacccgggcatcatccccgccatttggggttggggcatcatcgacGCCATTCCGGACATCACCCCGCACATCGGTGCACTTCCGCCGGCATTTCCTCCAACTCTAATGGGAAAAgtcggcgtttgtgactcgctcatggcgggggaatcactatcgaaGTGCTTCATTTATCTTCtgaagaaatgaaagtagagagagaaactcgttaaaataagtggtgtgaatgaaatgaagttcaacgagtcgtatatatagagtttttttaaaaaaataaaaaatcgggaaGTTCGCcaggacgtccgtcgtgtcagCGCAATGACGGACGTCACAACGGACGTCCCCGgaatgccgcggaactccgATGTCCGCATCGcacgtccgcgtccgcctccATGCTAtgtaatggcggacgtcccgcgcgaaCGTCCGCCGGGACTgccgccgttgtggatgctctgatgTTGAGTTGATGACCCCATTTTGTTGCCTTGTTCAGTCAAATCACCGAAACGTGCAAATGAACATAATTTCACTAagcaaaaaataatcaaatgacTACTTCcaagtgtattaaaaatgtgtATCACAGTTGATTTGGCAAGTATGTATACGATAAGTCTCCATTTTTTCATCAAGAATTTTAAGAAACatgaattataaaaaaattaatcgaaATCCAGAGGAGTGTGTTCCAGTGGCATGCGACTCGGTCTTTCTTAATCCTTAGATCATTTGCCTCATCCTTCGAGGTGCTTACGAATCAACACGAAGAATAGTCACGTAACACGTCGGTGGATACCCTTGGTCTAATAACAAAAATGGAAGCCTATTTTTTTTCTAGAGAAATGAATCTCAAACTCCACTAAATCGTTATCCACATTTTAagaatataaaactaatagtcTATTACCATCTTCATCTCTTAAAACTacaaactatttccatttttgttcAACCTTTAAAAACATAAACTTtctaaactttcaattttaGGAAGTAGGtcacacaatccactaacaatacttctaatatattttttttttctttcacttttactttattcatttttctctctccatctctcttactttaccaattgtgtattaaaaatttcaaaagtGTTGATTTTTCAAAACGGGGGTAATATAAAATTGGATCCAACTATACTGAAATAATTTGTTAAAACTCGGGGCGAATTAAAATGGATTTTTAAATAGTGGAATTTGTGGAAAAAATaagtattaaatataattaaataatgagaAAAATTGCTAGATCGAAACAATAAATTGGTAATGGAAAAAGGTGGCCATTATTGAAAGCTATCCACCTTTTCACATCGATCTACCAATGCCGGCGAGAAATCAATCAAAATCGGCTGCGCCACCTATCGCAGAGCCTACTGCTCACGCCCAACCACCCTCTTCTAAATCACACCTACCTCCTTCAAACGCCGCTGCATTATCCTAATTCACATCGTCTATATCTACGCTCTCGCTTCCCCTCTCCAATACCTTTCCAGATCCAAAATGAATTACCAGCAGCCAAAGGAGAGGAAGCTCAATTCCAAGCACGAGCGCGAGGTCACCTACGAGGAGTGCCGCAAAAACCACGCCGCCAGCATCGGCAAGTACGCCGTTGACGGCTGCTGCGAGTTCATGCCTGCCGGTGAGGAAGGCACCGCTGCCGCCCTGAGGTGCGCCGCCTGCAACTGTCATCGGAATTTTCACAAGAAGGTGCGGCGCTGATCGATCGATGTTGATTTGATGATTTACACAGCCGTgatttttcattcattcattcgaATACTTCTTCGCGAATTGAATAATTGTATAATTGATCTGGAGAATTTTGTATTGCTTTATTGTTCATTGTTGTTAGGTTTTTTCGAATTGGGGATGAATCGATTGTATTCGTATGCTTCGCCTTCGCGGATGGAAATTAGGGCTTTTTCAATTTTCGATCAATATTTTGCTTATATATCTGCATGCACGCATGGTATGAAATTAGATGTTTTAATTTCTACTAATTGTTTTTTAAGTATTTACAAACATTTTTACAATTTCTATGCCATAATTTGTGTTTGCAATTGGAACTCTTTTACTGCGTTATTGTCTACTGCAATGGTTAAAATAACGGCaacttaatataatttttttggttgtGTTATTTTGGCAGAGTATTTTTTAATGATgtgcattttttttgtaaagaaaTTACAATGACAtgttttttcatattttgataAGTAACATATACTTAGCTCGATTTATCATTTTGTTCATTTAACTggattattaaaaaacaaaaatcgagctttattttataaaaattataaaatctaaaatattaataacaattttatttattaatataattaaatatataaaacaaaactaTTAAAGTTAAAAATGCACTAAGggactaaggccatccacatccatgtatcaataccgtctcttaaccgtctcatctcttaactattcatgggcctcactgcactttttaccctatctcttaactaagagacagcagaTGCATCCATCTATcttttaaccatctcatccattaactattcattcaattttattttctattttttcccaacaaattcaattaataaaaacacacttcattaaataaaagaaaattacaatttaaaatcccccccaaaaaacacataattaaaatctaacaaaaataaaaagacataatttaaaatactagaaattaaaaattgcacacttaaattttaaaaactactctgccggtgaatcatcccccgaagtaGATGGCGGTGCACCCAAGCTagatggaggcggaataccaagttgactTGCCAGATACTCAATGCCGGCGTGATGGGCTTGAAATTGGGCAGGCGTCATGTGagaagtgtcagccatcgtggcagtgaagtacatggacattagggtggacggcggcccttgggagcccgcctggcttgattcgcctcggcctcagcccctccccctccctcttGCGGCCTTCGCCGCATTGTTCTCTTGCGGCCGATGTCGTGTACcggaggagccccctgcatcggatGTCGGGAACTCAACCTCTTGGGAGGCGTTGCCTCCCCCGCcatcactagacgagtattggcacccgccgtatgcttcgtgcgtttcgagctcgagcccaTGCTGGAATcgacaccgccagcccacctaTCAAGATGTTTGACCGCCTCCTAAACATCGGAAAATTTGAAATCTTTGCCAGTGTCGGATttaaagactcgcaaagccgctctcagaatgtcggatCCACTGGCTTCGCTTTGGTATTGTCCGCTTCCCTCTTGTAGATCTCATAAAATATTTTGACATCTCCGTCGGCTCGCTCAAAATGAGCGCGAAGCATCTTCAGGTTGCGGCTGAAGGCCCCCCTCGGCTTTTTTGCGTTGTATACGTCGGTGACCttatcccaaaaacacttgcgggtttgttgattcccgaggATGGGATCGTTCGACGTGCTGATCCAAGCATCGAACAGAGCCATCATTTCCGCTTGTTTGTATGGATGACGGTCGTCGTCCTCATAgtcctccaccgcctccggaGTGTATTCCTCTGGAATATCCTccataatttgggataatccccgCGTTTGCATGTTCCTCGGACCGGGTGGGACGATAGTATACATCAATTGGAAAAGATGGTGTTTGGTACGCCAGCGTCGACgagccctgggtgcccggcgacgaaccggaaccggaagcacccaaaacattgtacatgccccccagtcgacAAACGCGTTCAAGTCGTAGCCGCTGCCCTCGCCGCCGAAGTTTCCTTCACTTTTGCataattggagaggaaagagatgatatagtgtttgtgtgtggaaaaaatggtggGGAATTGTGTGTGTAGtattatttatagatgaatgtgggaaaaaaagaaaaaaaaattcaaaaagggtaaaaaaagcggtcatttaaaaaaaaatagattaaaaaaaataaattaaaaatagccTAAAATCGACGCAaagccggcgagtgggcgtcacgccccAACCGCTGCTCGCCACGTGGCcgacgcgcgtggcgagacagcctgCCAACTGCCCCTCCCCCCGAGCTACGAGACGCGACGAAGCTTCCACATCGGTGTCTCGATGCAGTCTCATCTCGCCGGGATGAGACCGAGCCCGCATCGAGAcaccgatgcggatgctctaaacacGTATATCTTGGTTGAGGTGGAAGTATGGAATAAAATAAGTTTTCAAAGGTTTGAGCCAAACTGAGGAACGGAAAAGGGAAGACCTTTTTAGTAAGTTGTGGAATAGAAGTAGGTGTCAAAACCTTTCTCACAATGGAGTTGTCAATTGATTAAGTGAACATTTTTAGATTTTAGAGTGATGATTGATACTACCATATTCGTGTCCTCAGTAAACCTTTCTCACAATGGAGTTGTGTCCTCCGTTCCCAACCTTAGCTCGTGTTTTGCCTTTTATTTTCTGGTTGggatattattgtatttttctaattttttattttgcggTTTGACTTTTGATTGTTTATCTCGGACCTTTATCGTCGCATGCAGACTCGAgcctttttttattaataaaaaaacataacgGATGTAGTATATCAGAATTTGGATACTATTAAAATTACAAGTGTGCTATTTTCAATCAAACTTAATTCACgtaatcataaaaataaaagtaggtATGCTGACTCTCCtacaaaaattttattaattccgACATAAAGTTATTAGTCTATCGTTACATATTAGGAgtaattttatgcaattttgatttttcggATATTTTATACAGTTTCAGTTCATATCGTTATTCATAGCttgaatttcaattttgattttttatagaTATTTCAATTTGGTTCGATTTAAAAATTTCTAATTTGCACagaaaattgaaatgaaaagtACTTACTGATATATTTGACTGATGAACTagtataaaaaacaaaaaactaaaACGAGAGCAAGTGAGCAACTCTTCGAAATGCgttttcaattaaatttaaaaatctcATTATACTTTCTAAATCAAGAATAGTAATCTTATCTTATTGCTTCTCAATCTCCTCCAGAGAACTCTACCGTTCCTGAAATTGCTGGTAATGCTTCTTTCCCTGAACTCTACAAGCTTTTTTTCAAAGTTCGTGATGAGCTCGAGCTAACCGATTGTTGATATTTGGTGTTTTATTGTAGAATTAGTTGGTAGATTTAGGGTCGCTTTGTTTACCTACATCAATTTGACTGTGGCGATGATCTTCTATGCTTTGATGAAATTTCTCTAGGGTTTCGCTTTCACCGTTTTAAGCCTCATCACATTATCTCATGATTCAGCTGCTTCAAGTTGTTGTCAAGCTGCAATGTATTGAGTCACCAAACTTATTTTGaaattcattaaataattatcCGAAACGTCATGCATTCAATATAAATCTGGCAAAATTTTCGACAGTTGATAGTGACATTTAAACTATGgagttttgaattttttaattttataggcTTTTGCTGTATAAATTGAAAGGAGTTTGATGCTCAGTAAATTCATAAGCTTTTGCTGTATAAAATTCAAAGGCGTTTGAAGCTCGGTAAATTTATAGGCTTTTGCTGTATAAATTTGAAGGAGTTTGAAGCTCACTTTTGCTGTATTAATATAAAGGACATTTGAAGCTTAGTAGATTTATAGGCTTTTCCTGTATAATTGAGCAGCTATGGACGATGCAAAAGCGCTTCAATTCATCGAAGAAGTGACTGAGAATGCGGACAAGGTGCAGCAAACTACATTAGCCGGAATACTATCCGAAAACAGAGAGGTTGAATATCTGAAGCGTTTCAATCTCGATGGCGCCACGGATCGGGAGGCGTTCAAGTCAAAAATTCCGGTGGTAACCTACGAAGATATCCTGCCTTTCATCCGAAGAATAGCCGACGGAGATCGCTCCCCGATTTTGAGCTCTCAACCCATCTCTGATTTCGTCATCAGGTGCTAATCAATTTTGCTTTTCCCCTGCTTGAATTTGTTCTCAGCAATTCTGTTTTGCTTCAACAGCAGCGGAACTTCAGGTGGCGAAGGAAAACTCATTCCAGCCGTTAAACAAGATCAGGATATCCGACTATTGCAATCCGTTCTTGCTCGTGCTATTCTCAACCGGTAATCACACAAAGATAAATACTATAGGAGATGGTTCATCTCAGAACTGATATGTTTCTTTAAAATGAGAACTATATCCGTTCGTTGATACATTTAATACCAGTTGGTAACTTGGTATCATGAAACATATCAGTTGCTGAACTATATCAGTTCGCTGATTCATGAATGTCTGTAGGGTTTTGTGATACCAACTGATATAAATGTATCAACGAACTGATATAGTTCTCATTTAACCACTGAAGTGAACcactccctatatatatacattgatTGCATTT is part of the Salvia splendens isolate huo1 chromosome 22, SspV2, whole genome shotgun sequence genome and encodes:
- the LOC121787801 gene encoding serine/threonine-protein kinase D6PKL1-like, which translates into the protein MGSFRGNCEIMEVKDERSVTRQPQSFRQSKKDQKPPIIKKGMNKTLEDDINKLFEGVNLRSTKSLDLSDVRRNPSKKPMRGVGSHSPGIGFSEPVSLKQALRGLCISQAAEMAAVKRKSLPASPRASEAGKIANIYRSVVVETGESSCSSVESEARRIEISLVPEQSASCSSETLPQSTFQGPYFSPCLDDKVTLKNKQHKSQDPGHQLDECDDGGKSPVEEDTGLCSASKLPRKLQDSALPPATVVMEGAELNIAHNKIIPVSEADMQKSGVGLQEEDCCSVSVLPRDDAHDNHLKEDLKSSGSSKAANVPIKEVPASSKVGEMAAPKVRRKSRLQTVSSSSVVKGNKEGTSRAAKPVGRNKNIVIKKSKKVTIYTDGSSKGSHDVDTAQNQSSEQVICQRCQCSLRETGKDFCKDPSDSAGVQVPTAGTDFDTNKDTSVAKSNMVGKQGEKWDLSQSSNSSNCDFSSSNTSLSDESNLSGSTCNNKPHMSKDVRWEAINHIRKKYGFLGLNHFNLLKKLGSGDIGSVYLAELIRTECLFAIKVMDNEFLAKRKKMPRAQTEREILKMLDHPFLPTLYTQFTSDNLSCLVMEFCPGGDLHVLRQKQPGRYFPEQAARFYVAEVLLALEYLHMLGIVYRDLKPENIMVREDGHIMLTDFDLSLRCSVNPTLVKSSSLAMEPPRISGPCAGSNCIDPFCTGPSCEVSCFSPGLNAAARARKLKADAARQARLLPQLVAEPTEARSNSFVGTHEYLAPEIIKGEGHGSAVDWWTFGVFLYELLYGKTPFKGTNNDETLANVVLQNLRFPDSPIVSFQARDLIRGLLVKEPENRLGTQTGAAEIKRHPFFDGLNWALIRCAVPPQIPEFFESEIPQPAPAQDAGDCFEFELF